aaattatgacAAGTGCCAATAATGTGCTATTGCCAataaccaaaaataataataagaaaagttggcaagctgatataaaaaaaataagatatatgtatacatacatacatacaactttttaaatttattttatacaggTGTGATTGAAGAGTCTGTGGGCACTATAACTGGCATCGTTGTGGCAGTTGTCGGTGTGGCAGTGGGGCTTGTGGCTGTGATACTGACTCAATTCAAGGACAAACTGAACTGCCTGCAGAAATGACATGGGGGAGACGGCTTTGGCGTATGGAGGTTAAAAGTGCGAGGAGGTTACAGTAAAGGCCAAAGGTAAAAGTGAGCAAATACACGTATACTCACGCTGCCAAGAACTGAACGCAGTGCATGAGAGAATGACTCTTAAGTAAGCAGTGAGGCATTTAGCTCACCCCATATTCTGAATGACAATATATATGATTACACAACTAGATCCGATGACCAtcctcaaacacatacacaccccATCAGATCCAACACAGATGAAGAAGAGCAGTTGAGTTATGAAGTGTCAAGCTTTTGTAAGTTTTCATCGATGTGAGGATGCATTTCCTTTATAAGAATAAGTACATGAACCATTTGAAAATACCTATATTTCTGCATGAATGGTTCCTAATAATTAtggttattgtttttgtttatttaatccaGTCTGCTGTGTATGTATTCATAACATGTTCTTTTGAGTTTTATATGACGACTTGTCTGGATGATACAACTTTCAGTTCATTGCTCTGTCAGTATTTAAAACCAGCCTGGCCCCATATGCAAAATCATATATGCTACTTATTTTTGCTTCGTATTGATCTGTATGCATGCACATGTTTTCAGTATTGTAATCTTTTAAAAGGATCAGAACAACATATGATAGATGTTATTTAGTAGACACTGATGTAAGTCCTTTGCATACCGCAAGCTGAGCAGATGGACTGTTGAGTGGATAGAATGTTTAGCAGAGGATGATCTGGCTTCATACCAGAGTACCATTATGAAGTTATATTAATCAGAAACTGATCTTATATCAGCACTCAACACTGAATACATTTCCTCTCAAGAGAGGCCTGATCTCAACACTCATGCTGTGCTTCAGTATTCTAATGGCAAAGTTCTTCATTTTCACCTGCATGCTTTTGTAAGACCCAGAAGGGCCTTCACCTCAGAAATAGCCAGATGTGGACTGGTTTGTGACTGTGTGATTTTGTCCCATGGGTTTGGGTTTGTTTACTGTGAAAATCACCATAAATTCTTCTGTCACAAATAAATAAGTTTTACTACTCAAAGTGTGGTGACTGCCCTGTCTCATGTAAATACATGAGTATCCACAGCTTGAAAAACGTTTGTgaatattgtgaatattgtgaACACAGAcctaaaatatcattaaaaagctTGGGGTCAGCAAAAATGTTTAAAGCAAGAAAACATATCTGATCAAAAATGACGAAGACATTTCTATATAACATTCTATTTCTATATTTTTGTGTAatgaatttacacacacacacacacacacacaaaaacactaatACATGCAACCGTGttcaacattattttaaaaagaaagggaaaaaagtgactccaccaaatcagcattgtagatcatcaaatcagaatattagagtgatttttgaaggatcatgtgacactgaagactggagtaatggctgcagaaaaaaaaaattccatcacaggaataaattgtctATTAGATCCTGTACACACTAAATTGCTGGAAGAGTTGTTACCTATAGCAGAAGAAatacttctcaatattattaactataaagatattatcgttatctttaggtcgctcacatcccaaaaccattcaagctggtggttattaagcctcttattaataaaccacaactagatcctaatgAACTGGCAAATaacagacccatttcaaatcttcggTTTATGTTTAAAATTGTAGAAAAATTTGTGTCTGTTCAATTGTGATCCTTCTTGCAAAAAAAGATCTCTATGatgaatttcagtcaggtttcaggccccactatagcaaagaaactgcacttgttaaaattacaaatgacttgcttcatGCGTCAGACCAAGACCATGTCATTGCTAGTTTCACTAGATGTTAGTGATacttcaacaccatagatcatgacattctcatagatcgattacaaaactatacaggtattcaagggcacactttaagatggtttagatacCTGTCTGATTGCTACCACTTTGATTATGTAAATGTGGAGTCATCTCAATTATCACCAGTAAAGtttggagtgccacaaggatctgtcctaggtccaatgctattttcaatatacatgttaccCCTTGGTAATAATATTAGAAAATACgaaattagtttccactgttatgctgatgatactcaactatatatctcaacgagaccagatgaaacttttaaattatctaagctaacaagattatattaaaaatgtaaaagattggaagACCAATAATTGTatcctattaaattcagataagacagtgatattacttattggaccaaaaagcaGTACACAAAATCtattagattacaatttgcaactagacggatgtaccattacttcctctacagtcaaaaatgggTGTTATATTacacagcaacttgtcttttgaaaatcatatttcacaaatacagcattcttccatcttagaaacgttgccaagctacaaaacatgttacctgtttctgatgcagaaaagttagttcatgccttcatgacctctagactggactattgtaacgcactGCTAGGTGGttatcctgcatcttcaataaacaagctacaagtagtccaaaatgcagtggctagagtcattaccaggtcaagaaaatagtTATACAAAGCCTTCCTCtctttgtttaaatctagattaaagacacatctctttggccaagcattcaactaatgcatctcataatcttgtactgcagttatatctgatgaaatgcacattattattccttAACTTGGGTTGAACAAATCATTCtcgcttggttggaacagcagctggtctaattatttataatttgtttctctgtttctgccatgGGCTTGACATCATTGACATGACCAAATTTTGCTAcaagtttgattgcaacatataatcattgctgttaataatgttcaatgTTCTATTTGATATGTTATTAACTgaattttactgtacatttctgccatacgTACCATATAACAGTCACTACtgacaagctactactaaatatattgtaggaatttcattttctttaaagctgctttgcaatgatttgcatCATGAAAAgcaatatacaaataaacttgaattgaattaaattggatttttaaatatatttttaaaaagatatttactaatttaaattctaatagtatttcacaatactatttTTACtctacttttgatcaaataaatgcagatttggtgaggaataaaaaaacatcttaaaaaaaaaaaaactcactgaccccaaacttttgaaagttaGAGGAGATAAGTGAGAAGAACTACACGGAATGAAATCTAATTTTGTTATCATAAAATAGAGTCATTCAAACAGTTTCCAATAGTTTAATTCTTTGAAACTGaacacaaacaccacacacaataAAAGCAGTAATGTACCACTACAGAAGCCACAATACTCTACCCACACACCCatgcacactcacaaacactcactcacatgaACATATATAACAAACAGTCAAAGGAACACACAGAGCAAAAATCACATTAATAAGTCAAGACAAGATTCAAATAAATAAGGGAAGCCTCAATGATCCCTTTCTGACTTCCATTGTTCCCATTATTGTAGAACTCATTTCTATTGGTCACAGAGAAAACAAAAATTGCGATGAGAATAAACACTGTGCTCCCCTGCGCTCCTAACACATGCAATGAGGACTCATGGGAAAGCAGGTGGTAAGAAAAAAAGATGAATGTTTGCTGTTTTTGTGCTTTGAGAGTTGAGTCTCAGCACAGAGAGATCACAGAGGCATTTGCCTAAGATGCTAAAATACAATCTTATATTTCAAACACCAAGTAACAGTTGTAGTTATAGAGTGAGACACACTCTTCTTGGTGAGATTAGCGATGGCTACTAGCTCTGACTTTCATTGGTCTCGTTCAGATCAGCTGAACAGTTTCAGTGTATATTCAGATGAGAGGTACACATGCACAAGGGAGCACTGGGAAATGCACTGCACATCACAGGGGAAGAGAGAGGTGGGACACGTGTGAGGTCAAAGGTTGCTTTCAGTCCTCAAGAGTGCGGAAAGAATTCTGCATGTCTTCCAGCAGCTGAGCGTAGTCAGCTTTGATTTTTGCTTCACCCTCTTTTACTGGATCCtgcgaaacacacagacacatgcagtTATGGAAAACTGCTCAATGTTAGCCATGAAATTTGTGTAATTATTAatgaatatgtaaaaataattataataaattaagtaCACTATTAACAAATTTTCAGTAACTACtattcaaattaaatacaatatgtCCTATTGTTTAAAAACAGGAAGGGACACAATACACCCAACCCCACATCCTCAGTAATTAATactatcagaatcagaaagagctttattgccaagtatgtttgcacatacaaggaatttgttttggtgacagaagctttcagtacacagagacaacaacaacaaacagataataaaaaataaagatatgtGAATAAAATACACGTGTATATATGCTGGCGTATACACTATTAAATAGTATTATAGTATTTAGCAATAAttgaattaggttttattttcatattttcatgttaatttacgtttaggttttagtaattttttatgtgcttttgtcatttttattggtttttttggggggttgtatttctatttagctttaatttttaatttaagttaatttgtAATTCAGCTTAAATTTATATCAGTTAGTTGccaacataacatttcaaatttttatgttttttttttttttaattaaatgttttaatttaatattaatgttttacctGTGGTCTATGACCTTTACATCTACAAAAATCCCGACATCAGTATTTGAGCAACGGTACCTTAAACTTCATGGAGCTGATCCGATAAAGAATTTCTCCCATGTGTTCACGGATCTGGGCCCAGGTGATCTTGTTATCGCTCTGCGCTGTGGTTTCAACAGCATGCCGGGCCATGTCATAAAAAGCTATCATATTAGACAGGATCCCCACTGTCTTATAGAAGGGACAAAACCTGGAAAAAAGGAACAGACAGGGAGATAATGTGAGAAATAATTAGCACAGATTGACGAACAGGCAACTAGAACAAGACGACACCTAAAAAGGGTCTGTGGGAATGTCACATTCTTCTTTTAATACAGATGATTAGTTTACCTGTCATAAGGAGTGTAACCGTTCTGCTGCAGGAAGTCATCTTTAATGAGTTTGGCCACCTCCAGAGTGATTTTATCCGTCTCAGCCAGAGATGCCTATgggaaacaaacaaaataaatgcattcagaatcaatacaaatacattaaataaactaatacaaatatatttaataaactatATACATTGAATACATTTAATTCGAAATGTCattacacaaaaaatataaaatggaaaaaCTCTATGATTTAATAAAATCTTCTGACAAacaacatatacaaacacacCTTTCCAACAAGTTGCACAATCTCAGCCAGGTCCTCCTCCTCCTGCAGAATCTCTTTGGCCTTAGTACGCAGCGGCACAAATTCTGGGAAGTGTTTGTCATAGTACTCATCCAGTGCTCGTGTATATTTACTGTAACTGATAAGCCAGTTAACAGAAGGGAAGTGTTTCCTCTGAGCAAGCTTCTTATCTAGACCCCAAAACACCTGAGAGCAACATTTCAGATGAGAGGGGGAAAAAATACTGattaccaaaaaaacaaaaacaacatcatCATATGTTAATGTCATGTGTTTTCATAGGATCCACCCACCTGCACAATCCCAAGAGTGGCAGAAGTCACAGGATCTGAGAAGTCACCACCAGGGGGAGACACACTGTAGAGAAATGTCCATTTCCAAAAGGATCCCAAATGACAGGAAAGAACAGAAACATCTGCGGTTATAAACCACCACAAAAacacaggtaatatatatatatatatatatatatatatatatatatatatatatatttttttttataaacctacATAACCttatcaaaataataaatcaaagtcTGTACAAACGTAATATTAGTGTGTACTTACGCTCCCACAATGCTGACGCTGCCCTCTCTCTCTGGGTTCCCCAGGCACTTCACTCGACCTGCTCTCTCATAGAAAGACGCCAGACGGGCTCCAAGGTATGCGGGATACCCACTGTCTGTGGACAGAAATCAGGAAAGTTTGATTATCCAATATAAGAAAGTTTGGTTTTGGACGAGGCTGCATAATTTAGTCAAAATAGTTTGGCTGGTTATTAAAATTGCACTGCTAGTACAAATGCAGTGTACATGACAACAAAATAGCAACAATATTTCAATTTGGAGGATTATCTCCAGTTTGAGATacgttttacacacattttggtGCCAATACCAAGCATAACTTTTTTAGTGATTTTAGTCGTCTTTTGTGATTTAGCAAACCTGCAATCAAAAAAGTTTAGGATTGGTAAATGTAttatgtttcttatgctcatccatttatttgatttagaataactattttaatatattttaaaatgtaattttttcctgtgatgcaaagctgaattttcagcagttattactaaagtcttcagtgtcacatgatccttaagaagtTATTCTAATAGGCTCATttgctgcccaagaaacatttcctattattatctatgttaaaaacagttgtgttgcttgacatttttgtggaaaccatgattctTTGTtttaacagaaagttcaaaagagctgtACATACCAGCAGGCATCTCAGCCAATCGTCCGGAGATCTCCCTAAGAGCCTCAGCCCAACGCGAGGTGGAGTCAGCCATCATACTGACGTTATAGCCCATGTCTCTGAAGTACTCAGACAATGTGATACCTGTAAACACACAAAGCATGTTATGAAGATAAATGCATCCATGTACATACTATATAGATTTTCTCTTACAGGTTTTGTTTcctttcactatatatatatatatatatatatgtgtgtgtgtgtgtgtgtgtgtgtgtgtatatatatatatatatatatatatacactgattcACCAGCATTACAGCACACTTTATACAGATGGCTCTTGAGTTTACCAGTGTAGATGGAGGCTTCTCTGGCAGCCACAGGCATGTTTGAGGTGTTGGCCACCAGTGCTGTTCTTTTCATAATGCTCTCCACCTTGCCGTCCACCTCCATAGTTAGCTATTGAACAAAATTACTATCACTCATCTAAACCAGGTTCATCTAAACCACTCGACAGGGTAACTTGAATttcatttcacattcataaaCGCTGCATTAATCGCTGCATTAAGTGACCAGGTATAGCATCATTAAAGCCAGTGCCATACCAACCTCCGGGAAGTCTCTTAATACTTCAGACATCTCATTTCCACGCTCGCCACAACCAACgtaaatgatgacatcactgttgGAGTATttggagagagactgagagatcACGGTCTTACCACAGCCGAAGGCTCCTGGAATGGCTGTGGTCCCTCCTTGGACACAACTGCAAAACGGCAAAAATcaggactgtaaaataatgtttagACTTATAATCATCGCTTCTTAATTAAAAACTTACAATCACAATTATTAATCAATATACTGAgaaattactttttacattttatcaatGTTATCATATTCACATATGCCCAAATCAAGAGAAAGTCGACTTACATGCATGTTTCAACTGATTTCTTCTACCTTTTCTCATTCAGGATTCATTATACGTGTATATTTATTAAGGTTCATCAATGAGAAGGTTTGTTTGCAGATTTAGCAGCAGCAAATGGAGCGAGCGGCCtcattaaataaacatacataaagcgattcttcttaaagaggcaaacagacaaagaaagtgcttgtaataccaagttttagacattgttcaataAGTACAGGCTAGAAAAATAaggaataaagaaagaaaatgtgtcCATTTAAGAGAAAAGCTCTGATTTAAAGTCTTAACATATGGCAACCCCAAGCATGAAAGCGTGTGGGGACTTGTTACCAATGCAAGACTATGGAAATATCACTAATCGGTGGACCAAGATCACAGACAAGTCTGCTTAATTAACTGAGAAAaccaaaaacatatataaatatatatataaaaaaagagctaAGCACACAACAAACTTTATTAAGATGTGGAAcaataatgtgtgtgtgcttgcgacTCACGGAAAGAGGGCATCCAGTACTCGTTGTCCAGTCAGCAGGGGGTGATTTGCAGGTAGTTTCTCAGTAACAGGCCTCACCTGTCGCACAGGCCACACCTGCACCATGGTGAACTTCTCCTTTACTCCTTCAAACTCCAGTTCCAACACCACATCCTGATACACACAATGAAAAGGGAAGTTCCAGTATTTAGTAATATAAGGTTTCTTCctcatcttacccaaacatcttAGGGAGCTTTTTCATCCAACTTTCCATCCaaggtgctatacaaataaactgaaaCTGATGTGAACTACTCTTGCGTGCTTTTCTATAAAAGTGTGGTAGTATTTCAGGACATGTGAGGATGATCGTGAGCTTGACCTACAGAGACGTCATAATTTCCTCGTGGAGCGAGGTAGGTTACTGTTCCCCTGCTGCGAGGGGGCAACATGATCTTGTGTTTGATTAGAGAGTTCTCGTACACCAATCCATAGATATCACCTCCTGTAATGTGACTTccaacctgaaaaaaaaacaatgaaagagTCCAATTAAAGTAAACAAACATCCAGTACATAATTTCAATACAAAAGTCATACACATTCAGGGGCATGTGGCTGCTAAGCTTCATGACCCAAATTGATATTGAATGCAATTCCCAAAAGGACTAAAATACTTATTCTTTATATATGATAATGAAGTTCCAAAATGATTGTAGGTACAAAATTAAGTTACCCAAAGTTGATGCCTTTTGGTAAACGATGCCATTTTAAcaccaaaatattattttgtattatatttctattgtaatatgtattatatatccATTTTAAATGTTAACCTTTTGTGAAAATGACAAGTGCTAGGAAATTAGTGTTGCAGGTGTGGCGTATAAAGGACTACAGAATCAAAATCAGCTTCCAAAAGCAGAGATAAAGAGCAGCTTGACTTAACAGTGTCCAGTGTTGATGGTTAAAATGTATTGGTTTCTAAAAGGTACAGGAAACATATCATATTTTTGTATTGTGGAATAGCGTCagtaaaggcattaatgtatgtTCTTGCTTTGGTTCATAATTCAAAAGTATATTATTGGGTCTGAAAACATTTCAGTAATTATTACAGTGAAAGTAAAATTGTattataatagttatttttatttgggGTTGTTTTTTTCCCATGAAATAGAAATGTTATCAAAAAGTCAATTTACAAGTTTGCTTGgttcattataaaaatgtatattaaatcagAATTTGAACCCGGCCCCATACATACTGTTATATTACACCACTAGACTATCATGACTCACAGTCCTAGGAAGAAGTGTCAAAATTGTCACTGgtgtcaaattaaaaaaatctaggtACATGACAGCCCTACTGTATACACTGAGAATGACACACACGTTATCCTTACCCTCAGGTTCTGAAAAGGA
Above is a window of Carassius carassius chromosome 4, fCarCar2.1, whole genome shotgun sequence DNA encoding:
- the LOC132139806 gene encoding V-type proton ATPase catalytic subunit A, with protein sequence MDFSKLPKIRDEEREGQFGYVHGVSGPVVTASSMAGAAMYELVRVGHCELVGEIIRLEGDMATIQVYEETSGVSVGDPVLRTGKPLSVELGPGIMGSIFDGIQRPLKDINDLTKSIYIPRGVNIGALNRDIKWEFSPFQNLRVGSHITGGDIYGLVYENSLIKHKIMLPPRSRGTVTYLAPRGNYDVSDVVLELEFEGVKEKFTMVQVWPVRQVRPVTEKLPANHPLLTGQRVLDALFPCVQGGTTAIPGAFGCGKTVISQSLSKYSNSDVIIYVGCGERGNEMSEVLRDFPELTMEVDGKVESIMKRTALVANTSNMPVAAREASIYTGITLSEYFRDMGYNVSMMADSTSRWAEALREISGRLAEMPADSGYPAYLGARLASFYERAGRVKCLGNPEREGSVSIVGAVSPPGGDFSDPVTSATLGIVQVFWGLDKKLAQRKHFPSVNWLISYSKYTRALDEYYDKHFPEFVPLRTKAKEILQEEEDLAEIVQLVGKASLAETDKITLEVAKLIKDDFLQQNGYTPYDRFCPFYKTVGILSNMIAFYDMARHAVETTAQSDNKITWAQIREHMGEILYRISSMKFKDPVKEGEAKIKADYAQLLEDMQNSFRTLED